From Chitinophagales bacterium, the proteins below share one genomic window:
- a CDS encoding DUF2027 domain-containing protein, whose protein sequence is MSLFKHINFAEKEVVLKNKFSIGDKVFLIHSKEEATITKLEGSSMLYVQVDGMEIPVFYDDISRDIPLESKDLKVPVQATVKNSDNRVLLNKKNSGVFICFFPLKENIGDLRAFDIYLLNDTEHALSFSYNFFLGGNLHFTLSKIALPNQPVLMHQIEYDLLNDMPFIDLTFRDVMNKFINGVVRQKIKPQNFFNKLNKAPLLEGEMYLYKAAISQIERKKEIIKKEEVEDIFFDPEILKQLMSTSAESKDHEISPAVSEVDLHIEELVHDHALMPNSDKIQVQLRTFEQTLERAIANHANKLYIIHGVGSGKLKNEIHRLLKTYREVKSFNNDYHPKYGYGATEIFLR, encoded by the coding sequence ATGAGTTTATTTAAACACATTAATTTTGCGGAGAAAGAAGTGGTTTTGAAAAATAAATTTTCAATAGGTGATAAGGTCTTTCTGATACATTCGAAAGAAGAAGCCACGATAACAAAATTAGAGGGCTCTTCGATGCTGTATGTGCAGGTGGATGGTATGGAAATTCCTGTCTTTTACGATGATATTTCCAGGGATATACCCCTGGAAAGTAAAGATTTAAAAGTTCCTGTACAGGCCACCGTAAAAAATTCTGACAACCGAGTCCTTCTCAATAAAAAGAATAGCGGTGTATTTATCTGTTTCTTTCCTCTTAAAGAAAACATTGGTGATCTCAGGGCATTCGATATTTATTTATTGAATGATACAGAGCATGCCTTATCATTTTCGTATAATTTTTTTTTAGGTGGAAATCTTCATTTCACTCTTTCCAAAATTGCATTACCAAATCAGCCTGTTCTTATGCATCAAATAGAATATGATCTGCTGAACGACATGCCATTTATAGATCTGACTTTCAGGGATGTCATGAATAAGTTTATAAATGGCGTTGTCAGGCAAAAGATAAAACCCCAGAATTTTTTTAATAAATTAAATAAAGCTCCTCTGTTGGAGGGTGAGATGTATTTGTATAAAGCTGCAATATCTCAGATCGAGAGAAAGAAAGAGATCATAAAAAAAGAGGAGGTAGAGGATATTTTTTTTGATCCTGAAATTTTAAAACAATTGATGAGTACTTCTGCTGAAAGCAAGGACCATGAAATTTCCCCTGCGGTGAGTGAGGTGGATCTGCATATCGAGGAACTTGTGCATGACCATGCTCTAATGCCAAACTCTGATAAGATTCAGGTTCAGCTTCGCACCTTCGAACAGACACTGGAACGTGCCATCGCAAACCATGCAAACAAGCTTTATATTATACATGGTGTGGGAAGTGGCAAATTAAAAAATGAAATTCATAGGTTGTTAAAAACTTACAGGGAAGTAAAATCTTTTAACAATGATTATCATCCTAAGTATGGCTACGGCGCCACCGAAATTTTTTTAAGATAA